A single Pseudomonas sp. MM223 DNA region contains:
- the fadD3_2 gene encoding 3-[(3aS,4S,7aS)-7a-methyl-1,5-dioxo-octahydro-1H-inden-4-yl]propanoyl:CoA ligase (*Name fadD3_2) encodes MSQPSYTRGRQDQALLTQTIGQAFDATVARCADGEALVSRHQGLRYSWRQLAEQVDTHARALMALGVNTGDRVGIWSPNCAQWCILQLASAKVGAILVNINPAYRVGELEYVLRQSGCRWLVCADAFKTSDYHAMVQELAPELASDTPGELASERLPELRGVISLAANPPAGFLPWHALAEWAGQTTLEAFATRQQSLQFDQPVNIQYTSGTTGAPKGATLSHYNILNNGFMVGESLGLTAHDRMVIPVPLYHCFGMVMANLGCITHGSTMIYPNDAFDAELTLRAVAEERASILYGVPTMFIAMLDHPLRAQMDLSTLRSGIMAGATCPIEVMRRVIDQMHMAEVQIAYGMTETSPVSLQTGPDDELELRVTTVGRTQPQLENKLVDADGCIVARGEIGELCTRGYSVMLGYWDNPQATADAIDPAGWMHSGDLAVMDEHGHVRIVGRNKDMIIRGGENIYPRELEEFFYTHPAVADAQVIGIPCSRYGEEIVAWIKLHPGHNATVEELQGWCKARIAHFKVPRHIRFVDEYPMTVTGKVQKFRMREISVAEISAVLAG; translated from the coding sequence ATGAGTCAACCGAGCTATACCCGCGGTCGCCAGGACCAAGCCTTGCTGACCCAGACCATCGGCCAGGCCTTCGATGCCACCGTGGCCCGCTGTGCCGACGGCGAGGCGCTGGTGTCACGTCATCAGGGCCTGCGCTATAGCTGGCGACAGCTGGCCGAACAGGTCGATACCCATGCCCGCGCCCTGATGGCCCTGGGCGTCAACACTGGTGACCGTGTCGGCATCTGGTCACCCAACTGCGCCCAGTGGTGCATCCTGCAACTGGCCAGCGCCAAGGTCGGCGCCATTCTGGTCAACATCAACCCAGCCTATCGCGTGGGCGAGCTGGAATACGTGTTGCGCCAGTCCGGTTGCCGCTGGCTGGTGTGTGCCGATGCCTTCAAGACGTCCGACTACCACGCCATGGTCCAGGAACTGGCGCCTGAACTGGCCAGCGACACACCCGGCGAACTGGCCAGTGAACGCCTGCCCGAGTTGCGTGGCGTGATCAGCCTGGCTGCCAACCCGCCTGCCGGCTTCCTGCCCTGGCACGCATTGGCCGAATGGGCTGGGCAGACAACGCTAGAGGCCTTTGCCACCCGCCAGCAAAGCCTGCAGTTCGACCAACCGGTGAACATCCAGTACACCTCCGGCACCACCGGCGCGCCCAAGGGCGCCACGCTCAGCCATTACAACATCCTCAACAACGGCTTCATGGTCGGCGAAAGCCTGGGCCTGACCGCGCACGACCGCATGGTAATCCCGGTGCCGCTGTACCACTGCTTCGGCATGGTCATGGCCAACCTCGGCTGCATCACCCACGGCAGCACCATGATCTACCCCAACGACGCCTTTGACGCCGAACTCACCCTGCGTGCCGTGGCCGAAGAGCGCGCCAGCATCCTGTACGGCGTGCCGACCATGTTCATCGCCATGCTCGACCACCCATTGCGTGCACAAATGGACCTGTCGACCCTGCGCAGCGGCATCATGGCCGGGGCCACTTGCCCGATCGAGGTGATGCGCCGGGTCATCGATCAGATGCACATGGCCGAAGTGCAGATCGCCTACGGCATGACCGAAACCAGCCCGGTGTCGCTGCAAACCGGCCCGGACGACGAGCTGGAACTGCGCGTGACCACCGTCGGCCGCACCCAGCCACAGCTGGAAAACAAACTGGTGGACGCTGACGGCTGTATCGTCGCGCGCGGCGAGATCGGCGAGTTGTGCACCCGTGGCTACAGCGTGATGCTTGGTTACTGGGACAACCCCCAGGCCACGGCGGACGCCATCGACCCGGCCGGGTGGATGCATTCGGGCGACCTGGCGGTGATGGACGAGCATGGCCACGTGCGCATCGTCGGGCGCAACAAGGACATGATCATTCGCGGCGGCGAGAACATTTACCCGCGGGAGCTGGAAGAGTTCTTCTACACCCACCCGGCGGTGGCCGATGCACAGGTGATCGGCATTCCGTGCAGCCGCTACGGCGAAGAGATCGTGGCCTGGATCAAGCTGCACCCGGGGCACAACGCCACGGTCGAAGAGTTGCAGGGTTGGTGCAAGGCACGCATCGCGCACTTCAAGGTACCGCGGCATATCCGCTTCGTTGACGAATACCCGATGACGGTGACCGGCAAGGTGCAGAAGTTCCGCATGCGGGAGATCAGTGTGGCGGAGATTTCGGCGGTATTGGCTGGTTGA
- a CDS encoding Methylmalonyl-CoA carboxyltransferase 12S subunit has protein sequence MATLHTQINPRSAEFAGNSAAMLEQVQALRGLLAQVAQGGGPKAQERHTSRGKLLPRERIDRLLDPGSPFLEIGQLAAHEVYGEDVPAAGVIAGIGRVEGVECMIVANDATVKGGSYYPLTVKKHLRAQTIALQNRLPCIYLVDSGGANLPRQDEVFPDREHFGRIFFNQANMSAQGIPQIAVVMGSCTAGGAYVPAMADEAIMVRQQATIFLAGPPLVKAATGEVVSAEDLGGADVHCRTSGVADHYADNDEHALAIARRSVANLNWHKLGKLQRLAPVAPLYAADELYGVVPADAKQPFDVREVIARLVDGSVFDEFKALFGTTLVCGFAHLHGYPVAILANNGILFAEAAQKGAHFIELACQRGIPLLFLQNITGFMVGKKYEEGGIAKHGAKLVTAVACAQVPKFTVIIGGSFGAGNYGMCGRAYDPRFLWMWPNARIGVMGAEQAAGVLAQVKREQSERSGQPFSAEDEARLKQPILDQYEHQGHPYYSSARLWDDGVIDPAQTRDVLGLALSAALNAPIEQSRFGIFRM, from the coding sequence ATGGCTACCTTGCACACCCAGATCAACCCGCGTTCGGCGGAGTTCGCCGGCAACAGCGCGGCCATGCTCGAACAGGTCCAGGCCCTGCGTGGCCTGCTTGCCCAGGTGGCCCAGGGCGGCGGGCCAAAAGCCCAGGAGCGGCACACTTCGCGTGGCAAGCTGCTGCCGCGTGAACGTATCGATCGTTTGCTGGACCCAGGCTCGCCATTCCTCGAAATCGGCCAGCTGGCTGCCCATGAGGTATACGGCGAAGACGTGCCCGCCGCTGGCGTGATCGCCGGCATCGGCCGCGTCGAAGGCGTGGAATGCATGATCGTGGCCAACGACGCCACGGTCAAAGGCGGTTCGTACTACCCGCTGACGGTGAAAAAGCACCTGCGTGCGCAAACCATCGCTTTGCAAAACCGCCTGCCGTGCATCTACCTGGTGGACTCGGGCGGCGCCAACCTGCCGCGCCAGGACGAAGTGTTCCCCGACCGCGAGCATTTTGGGCGGATCTTTTTCAACCAGGCCAACATGAGCGCCCAGGGCATCCCGCAGATTGCCGTGGTGATGGGGTCGTGCACGGCTGGCGGCGCCTACGTACCGGCCATGGCCGACGAAGCGATCATGGTGCGCCAGCAGGCGACCATCTTCCTCGCCGGCCCACCGCTGGTAAAAGCCGCCACAGGTGAAGTGGTAAGCGCCGAAGACCTGGGCGGCGCCGATGTGCATTGCCGTACCAGCGGCGTGGCCGACCACTATGCCGACAACGACGAGCACGCCTTGGCCATCGCCCGGCGCAGCGTGGCCAACCTCAACTGGCACAAGCTGGGCAAGCTGCAACGCCTGGCCCCGGTGGCGCCACTGTATGCCGCCGACGAGCTGTATGGCGTGGTGCCAGCCGACGCCAAGCAACCGTTCGACGTGCGCGAAGTAATCGCGCGCCTGGTCGATGGTTCGGTGTTCGATGAGTTCAAGGCACTGTTCGGCACCACCCTGGTGTGCGGCTTCGCCCACCTGCATGGCTACCCGGTGGCGATTTTGGCCAACAACGGCATCCTGTTCGCCGAAGCCGCGCAAAAAGGCGCGCACTTCATCGAGTTGGCCTGCCAGCGCGGCATCCCGCTGCTGTTCCTGCAGAACATCACCGGCTTCATGGTCGGCAAAAAGTACGAAGAAGGCGGCATCGCCAAGCACGGCGCCAAGTTGGTGACTGCCGTGGCCTGCGCCCAGGTGCCGAAGTTCACGGTCATCATTGGTGGCAGCTTCGGCGCCGGTAACTACGGCATGTGCGGCCGCGCCTACGACCCACGTTTCCTGTGGATGTGGCCCAACGCACGCATTGGCGTGATGGGCGCCGAACAGGCCGCTGGCGTGCTGGCGCAGGTAAAGCGCGAGCAAAGCGAACGCAGCGGCCAGCCCTTCAGTGCCGAGGACGAGGCCAGGCTCAAGCAACCGATCCTCGACCAGTACGAGCACCAGGGCCACCCCTACTACTCCAGCGCCCGCCTGTGGGACGACGGCGTCATCGACCCGGCACAAACCCGCGATGTACTTGGCCTGGCGTTGTCTGCCGCGCTGAA
- the acdA_2 gene encoding Acyl-CoA dehydrogenase (*Name acdA_2), whose protein sequence is MHYPSLNFALGETIDMLRDQVRTFVAAELAPRAAQIDHDNLFPADMWRRFGDMGLLGITVSEEYGGAGLGYLAHVVSMEEISRGSASVALSYGAHSNLCVNQINRNGTHEQKLKYLPKLISGEHIGALAMSEPNAGSDVVSMKLRAEKRGDHYVLNGSKTWITNGPDANTYVIYAKTDLDKGAHGITAFIVERDWKGFSRSNKFDKLGMRGSNTCELFFDDVEVPAENILGQLNGGVRVLMSGLDYERVVLSGGPTGIMQSCMDLVVPYIHDRKQFGQSIGEFQLIQGKIADMYTQLNASRAYLYAVAQACDRGETTRKDAAGVILYTAERATQMALEAIQILGGNGYINEFPAGRLLRDAKLYEIGAGTSEIRRMLIGRELFNETR, encoded by the coding sequence ATGCATTACCCCTCCCTGAACTTCGCCCTGGGCGAGACCATCGACATGCTCCGCGACCAGGTGCGTACCTTTGTCGCCGCCGAGCTGGCCCCACGCGCCGCGCAAATCGACCACGACAACCTGTTCCCCGCCGACATGTGGCGCAGGTTCGGCGACATGGGCCTGCTGGGCATCACGGTGTCGGAAGAGTACGGCGGCGCCGGCCTGGGCTACCTGGCTCATGTGGTGTCGATGGAAGAAATCAGCCGTGGCTCGGCCTCGGTGGCACTGTCCTACGGCGCCCACTCCAACCTGTGCGTCAACCAGATCAACCGCAACGGCACCCATGAACAGAAGCTCAAGTACCTGCCCAAGCTGATCAGCGGCGAGCACATCGGCGCGCTGGCCATGAGCGAGCCTAACGCCGGTTCCGATGTGGTATCGATGAAACTGCGCGCCGAAAAGCGCGGCGACCACTACGTGCTCAACGGCAGCAAGACCTGGATCACCAACGGCCCCGACGCCAACACCTACGTGATCTACGCCAAGACCGACCTGGACAAGGGCGCGCATGGCATTACCGCGTTCATCGTCGAACGTGACTGGAAAGGCTTCAGCCGCAGCAACAAGTTCGACAAGCTGGGCATGCGCGGGTCCAACACCTGCGAACTGTTCTTCGATGACGTGGAAGTCCCGGCAGAGAACATTCTTGGCCAGCTCAACGGCGGCGTACGCGTGCTGATGAGCGGCCTGGACTACGAGCGCGTGGTGCTGTCCGGTGGCCCGACCGGCATCATGCAAAGCTGCATGGACCTGGTGGTGCCGTATATCCACGACCGCAAGCAGTTCGGCCAGAGCATCGGCGAATTCCAGCTGATCCAGGGCAAGATCGCCGACATGTACACCCAGCTCAATGCCAGCCGCGCCTACCTGTACGCCGTGGCCCAGGCTTGCGACCGTGGCGAGACCACCCGCAAGGACGCTGCCGGGGTGATCCTGTACACCGCCGAACGCGCCACGCAAATGGCCCTGGAGGCAATCCAGATTCTCGGTGGCAACGGCTACATCAACGAATTCCCGGCGGGCCGCCTGCTGCGCGACGCCAAGCTGTACGAGATCGGTGCCGGCACCAGCGAAATCCGCCGGATGCTGATTGGCCGCGAACTGTTCAACGAAACCCGCTGA